From the genome of Onthophagus taurus isolate NC chromosome 5, IU_Otau_3.0, whole genome shotgun sequence, one region includes:
- the LOC111426095 gene encoding uncharacterized protein, whose amino-acid sequence MHFWIDKRSQGCVRFNGGHIIRPYIAGFRRGASYSGVYPKLMVTPVHRFQSIESVANAGRRNQNRGPGYYHARFIERTRGEQIDVPSNGEIHPCPVIEENLTQGNALNRSNDVLSHSSSALPRETSSTAKIKCGVWAFFAIITFFIALAKFYFHGANMGMEALAFCALLVFILLVGGLVSLYEAVTSCPLHGQNSAQVSNEQNEIHEESSQVHVPNDVPVLVNPAEMPPPPYHIAIMLPTQDVNESLQIIRRDSPPPTYEKAVT is encoded by the exons ATGCATTTTTGGATTGATAAAAGGAGCCAAGGATGCGTTCGGTTTAACGGGGGACATATTATCCGTCCATATATTGcag GATTTAGAAGAGGAGCGTCGTATAGCGGCGTGTACCCGAAGCTAATGGTAACTCCAGTGCATCGTTTTCAGTCAATTGAAAGTGTAGCGAATGCGGGGAGACGTAACCAAAATCGGGGACCTGGTTATTACCACGCCAGGTTCATTGAAAGAACTAGAGGGGAGCAAATTGATGTCCCATCAAACGGGGAAATCCATCCTTGCCCCGTTATAGAGGAAAATTTAACCCAAGGAAATGCCCTAAATAGATCAAACGATGTTTTGTCGCACAGCAGCTCAGCTTTACCCCGCGAAACTTCATCAACTGCAAAGATTAAGTGCGGGGTTTGGGCGTTTTTTGCGATCATCACGTTTTTTATAGCTTTGGCCAAGTTTTATTTTCACGGCGCGAATATGGGGATGGAAGCGTTGGCTTTTTGCGCCCTCctcgtttttattttgttagttGGGGGGTTGGTTTCTTTGTATGAAGCTGTCACTTCGTGTCCTTTACACGGTCAAAATTCGGCGCAAGTTTCTAACGAACag AACGAAATCCACGAGGAATCATCGCAAGTCCATGTGCCAAACGACGTTCCCGTCTTAGTTAATCCAGCTGAAATGCCTCCACCGCCGTACCACATCGCCATTATGTTACCAACACAAGATGTTAACGAATCTTTACAGATTATCCGCCGGGATTCCCCACCTCCCACTTACGAAAAAGCGGttacataa
- the LOC111426092 gene encoding glutathione hydrolase 1 proenzyme-like, whose protein sequence is MMLRTLTKVQVSVLCAILLAGIVVLGVCLGIFLGTEKVIHRGAVVTNGHECAEIGKAIMENGGTAVDAAIAAMLCEGIAMPQSTGLGGGFLMTIYKKSTGKVYSLNAREMAPRDAYADMFEGNSSLASKGGLAIAVPGELRGLWMAHQRFGLLEWEKVLQPTIDLCKNGHLVTDYLARVFKSREAKFLDNPSLREIFIDPETNEAYTAGHMLKRPKLAETLEIIAKEGADALYNGTLTKQFVKDIQDVGGIITEEDMINYSAEWQEPIIVDLPFNQKLYTAPLPGSGVIMAFIVNILKDYLELSEGESVRNLQRIVESFKYGYGKRTELGDTNYIDIEYLLSNITSEEYAKDIRQLIFDNVTYQDPKHYGAKTSLIEDHGTAHISVLSPEGDAVSVTGTINLYFGSEVRSPSTGIILNDEMDDFSAPNITNSFGVPPSPANYIVPGKRPLSSMCPTVIIDDNGDVRMVIGAAGGTKITTSTALVAIRNLWFNIPLEEATLMKRLHHQLFPMSIEFESGFDENIIDGLEEIGHNYTVTPAVDGFAALTAITKLDDEIEAIFDTRRGGSTAFFDL, encoded by the exons ATGATGTTACGGACGTTAAC AAAAGTTCAAGTTTCCGTACTTTGTGCTATTTTATTAGCTGGAATCGTCGTTTTGGGAGTTTGtttaggaatatttttggGAACAGAAAAAGTTATTCATAGAGGAGCCGTTGTAACAAACGGGCATGAATGCGCAGAAATTGGAAA GGCAATTATGGAAAATGGGGGAACCGCGGTTGATGCAGCAATAGCAGCAATGCTTTGCGAAGGAATTGCAATGCCTCAAAGTACCGGATTAGGGGGCGGATTTCTTATGactatttacaaaaaatcaacAGGAAAAGTTTACTCATTAAACGCTCGAGAAATGGCTCCAAGAGACGCTTACGCAGATATGTTCGAAGGAAACTCATCTTTAGCATCAAAAG GCGGATTAGCAATCGCAGTTCCAGGCGAATTACGTGGTTTATGGATGGCACATCAACGTTTTGGGCTTTTAGAATGGGAAAAAGTCCTCCAACCGACGATAGATTTATGTAAAAACGGACATTTAGTAACAGATTATTTAGCGAGAGTTTTTAAATCGAGAGAAGCAAAGTTCTTGGATAACCCATCGTTGAGAGAGATTTTTATTGATCCTGAAACGAACGAAGCTTACACAGCTGGGCATATGTTAAAGCGACCAAAACTAGCGGAAACTCTCGAAATAATTGCTAAAGAAGGTGCTGACGCGCTTTATAACGGAACTTTAACGAAACAATTCGTGAAAGATATTCAAGATGTTGGCGGAATAATAACGGAAGAAGATATGATTAATTATtc GGCTGAGTGGCAAGAACCGATAATCGTGGATCTTCCGTTTAATCAGAAACTTTATACGGCACCTTTACCTGGTTCCGGAGTGATTATGGCTTTTATTGTAAACATATTAAAAGATTACTTAGAACTTTCCGAAGGGGAATCGGTGAGGAACCTTCAAAGAATCGTAGAGAGCTTTAAATATGGTTACGGAAAGCGAACTGAACTTGGTGATACCAATTACATTGATATCGAATAC CTATTATCCAACATTACTTCAGAGGAATACGCCAAAGATATCAGACAACTCATATTTGATAATGTTACATATCAAGATCCAAAACATTATGGTGCTAAGACTTCTTTAATAGAAGATCATGGTACGGCTCATATCTCAGTACTTTCTCCCGAGGGTGATGCTGTTTCTGTCACAGGAACTATTAATTTATA TTTTGGTTCTGAAGTTAGATCACCAAGCACCGGAATAATCTTAAATGACGAAATGGATGATTTTTCAGCTCCAAACATAACAAATTCATTCGGAGTTCCCCCATCCCCCGCTAATTACATAGTTCCAGGCAAACGTCCTTTATCTTCTATGTGCCCAACCGTAATAATCGATGATAACGGTGATGTTCGGATGGTAATCGGAGCTGCTGGTGgtacaaaaataacaacatCAACGGCTTTAGTTGCAATAAGAAATTTATGGTTCAATATTCCACTGGAAGAAGCCACTTTAATGAAACGGTTACATCATCAGTTATTCCCAATGTCGATAGAATTTGAGAGTGGATTCGATGAGAATATCATTGATGGTTTGGAGGAAATTGGACATAATTATACCGTTACGCCAGCTGTGGATGGTTTCGCTGCTCTTACAGCTATCACTAAGTTAGATGACGAAATAGAGGCGATTTTTGATACAAGAAGAGGTGGTTCTACAGcgttttttgatttatag
- the LOC111426098 gene encoding uncharacterized protein, protein MLTNNNSNNNQAYNPTNPDDRNFQKCGRVFTGTVERVMKWNRIYSDFCYYEVIASVIAFQDGPNRSQRTMLLRDRQGPILQVIYYSNDRININDFFVGETLRCLGHMTSANTLHALSIRVATNEELTTLQRMVYISEHAMMSCLEKK, encoded by the exons atgctg acaaataataatagtaataacaACCAAGCATATAACCCAACTAATCCGGATgatcgaaattttcaaaaatgtggtcGAGTTTTCACAGGAACCGTTGAACGCGTTATGAAATGGAATCGAATCTACTCCGATTTTTGTTATTACGAAGTTATag CTTCAGTGATCGCATTTCAAGATGGTCCGAATAGATCACAACGAACAATGTTGTTAAGAGATCGACAAGGCCCTATTTTGCAAGTTATATATTATTCAAATGATCGCATCAATATCAACGATTTCTTTGTAGGAGAAACATTAAG atgtttaGGGCATATGACATCGGCTAATACTCTTCATGCTTTAAGTATACGAGTGGCTACTAACGAAGAATTAACCACCTTACAAAGGATGGTTTATATATCAGAACATGCTATGATGTCatgtttggaaaaaaaataa
- the LOC111426096 gene encoding uncharacterized protein, with translation MKTEGVTKGPVKAAVQEHENYKSNRKGLRILQHSATDKENLTGRSAVKDAKMAVDQEVKKRKLLHKSVQTEEAAVTEADLTGAEPSDIYWRKLAEKRGEALNESLQEIEHLKDHIENLKEENRICKEMLDESKSLVEVLQEMLEEGEETKEVTTDN, from the exons atgaAAACGGAAGGTGTAACAAAAGGTCCTGTTAAAGCAGCCGTTCAAGAACAC gaaaattataaaagtaatCGTAAAGGATTGCGAATTCTTCAACATTCCGCTACTGATAAAGAGAATTTAACTGGTAGATCAGCTGTGAAAGATGCAAAAATGGCAGT AGATCAAGAAGTGAAAAAGCgaaaattattacataaaagTGTACAAACTGAAGAAGCAGCGGTTACGGAAGCGGATCTTACAGGAGCAGAACCTTCCGATATATATTGGAGAAAATTGGCCGAGAAACGTGGGGAAGCACTCAACGAAAGCTTGCAAGAAATTGAACACCTTAAAGATCACATTGAAAATCTTAAGGAAGAGAATCGAATATGTAAAGAGATGTTGGATGAATCTAAATCGCTCGTTGAAGTGTTACAG GAAATGTTGGAGGAAGGTGAAGAAACTAAAGAAGTTACAACAGATAATTAA
- the LOC111426748 gene encoding probable ATP-dependent DNA helicase HFM1 yields the protein MNYDNSAGFSKLIVDTFENVVGSSSELKLPVPISSIPAPYNSVFSQYTSFNTIQSSIFQDALYSDNSLAVSAPTGSGKTVIFEFGIVKFLLNNDLANNYKIIYIAPMKAICEERLVDWHNKFSNFGINCISVTGDSENVDFQSLSRHNLVITTPEKWDGITRRWRDNDNLIKSVKLFLIDEIHLLNDEKRGATLEAIVTRMKTLYNLVSNEPKPLRFIGVSATISNIIDIAQWFNTPQSPGKHFRFKDEVRPVKLNKIVIGYPFNSAMSSPFKFDMMLSYKLHHIILQYSCGKPTLVFCSTRKSVEMTSKQLIQNLTITLNDDQKKILVEVAKSINNPKVTEVLIHGVGCHHAGMLPEHRRLIENLFRDSYLPVLITTSTLAMGVNLPAHLVVVKSTKYYTNSEYKSYEESMIYQMIGRAGRPQFDNSGTAVIMTTNIEKNKYENMISGEEPIESYLRKNLVEFINAEVVLQTITDTTVAMQWLSSTFLYIRARKNPKHYGLPLGLSLGELDKRLLEMCQIEINKLSRFGMLTIDSNATFISTESGRLMAKYCVCLETMKLFTEMTGNERLEQILGLISKCYEFQEIRLRYTDKSALNVLNKCRNKQTIRYPLSGKIKTLDMKINCIVQAVLGCLEIKESGLLLDAQRIMRIGERLLTCVAEYLKSKRNCYQGLLSTIILCKCFRTRIWENSSYVSRQLDGIGSTLSNALVTAGKTTFDNILAANPRDLERILNKKPPLGNTLQDQVKLIPKYSLKTSKLEDGVSGNIRIEITLENASNFDDQKMTVKPTAFMHLIVGDEENLLLYKKYSHLIMTQIVTICENVIVFFAGNETNVSINWISEDWAGFDIVSQLALFEDKTKKVVPNVKKSKKKAMLLQQSMDKYFSNVKPIKRKRSGENNLKPRKIINTIKENQVIKTNNQNNNNQVDDPDIILSTQNQVNSDDTKKLGQKIISDSIASYIRSVNKKVLLENGIKDELMKNVQSKITPEMNDKTETVLKSIENYQEHKKTLNVQKQSGKSENPVNRLKKEMIANRKEFLNSTKTLTFEAAALKVNPINLEQFSMENKKKLSPESKEIESQKSITWKSPLIESKIQKYSPNLDKPKPNLDLIRRKFNFPPKDKGKLTYSLADKNWDDNNKKIEEFVSKPFLDLLFGEKNCDLDLNGSISSNTSITRSIKTTVAESISSYNQMGVSYIADRIKSAIPKINNEINVNKETVNEENVNKENVEEEIMNQRNIKEEKKSSETDLFEKLEMEDFFIESEPDLVNLEANPFEINEEYINKFNNLPQKDDGLTLNNYGLHQNHDFEFNLENNHQGTFYKNTHNHHPNVLTPSQHLNLYEQRSYNLPNCERQHFHPPQNQNELYNHYRHQNFPINQHHHHPPSSYYQNGYNNHCRSYPTSYLELQRHYFENQLNRYQSRYTHYKSPYFQDIASLSYPCTNEGCRIRNEMVRKPRISQFENFEGFNQQGELDYLMPEHEPVQRSTDYFDERRRIHEQTRLMKPYFDSQQLNNQFERMKRKYDRFDDF from the exons ATGAAttacgataattctgctgGGTTTTCTAAGCTTATCGTTGATAC gtttgAAAATGTTGTTGGGTCCTCCTCCGAATTGAAACTTCCAGTGCCTATTTCCAGCATTCCAGCGCCTTATAATAGTGTTTTCTCACAATACACTTCATTTAATACCATCCAATCAAGCATTTTTCAAGATGCGTTATATTCGG atAATTCTTTGGCTGTATCGGCACCTACAGGTTCAGGAAAAACTGTTATATTCGAATTTGGAATCgtaaaattccttttaaataatgatctagctaataattataaaataatttata TTGCCCCTATGAAGGCGATATGCGAAGAAAGATTGGTTGATTGGCATAataaatttagtaattttGGAATTAATTGTATTTCCGTAACTGGCGATTCTGaaaatgttgattttcaaaGTTTAAGTAGACATAATTTGGTAATTACGACCCCCGAAAAATGGGATGGGATCACTAGAAGATGGCGAGACAAcgataatttgattaaatctGTTAAACTGTTTTTAATCGATGAGATTCATTTGCTTAACGATGAAAAACGTGGGGCTACTTTGGAAGctatt gtgaCAAGAATGAAAACTCTTTATAATTTGGTTAGTAACGAACCAAAACCGTTGCGGTTTATAGGAGTTTCGGCTACAATCTCGAATATAATCGATATAGCCCAATGGTTTAATACCCCGCAATCCCCaggaaaacattttcgatttaaaGATGAGGTCCGGCCggtcaaattaaataaaatcgtcaTCGGTTATCCTTTCAATTCGGCAATGTCATCCccatttaaatttgacatgaTGCTCAGCTACAAATTGCATCATATCATTTTGCAATATTCCTGCGGAAAACCAACTTTAGTTTTTTGCTCGACCAGAAAAAGCGTCGAGATGACCTCAAAACaactaattcaaaatttaacaatcACATTAAACGACGATCAAAAGAAAATACTTGTCGAGGTCGCAAAGAGCATTAATAACCCCAAAGTAACGGAAGTTTTAATTCACGGAGTTGGTTGCCACCACGCCGGGATGTTACCCGAACACCGCAGATTGATCGAGAATTTGTTCCGAGATTCTTATTTACCCGTTCTTATCACGACGAGTACTTTAGCGATGGGAGTTAATTTACCGGCTCATTTAGTGGTGGTCAAATCGACGAAATATTACACTAACAGCGAGTACAAAAGTTACGAAGAGAGTATGATTTACCAAATGATTGGAAGAGCTGGGAGACCACAGTTTGATAATTCCGGAACAGCAGTAATTATGACGACGAATATTGAAaag aacAAATACGAAAACATGATCAGCGGAGAAGAACCAATTGAATCTTATCTCCGCAAGAATTTGGTTGAATTTATAAACGCGGAAGTTGTTCTTCAAACCATAACAGACACAACCGTAGCAATGCAATGGTTATCTTCGACGTTTTTGTATATCAGAGCAAGAAAGAACCCTAAACATTACGGATTACCACTTGGATTATCTTTGGGGGAGTTGGATAAAAGACTTTTAG agatGTGCCAAAtcgaaataaacaaattaagtaGATTCGGGATGTTAACAATCGACTCAAACGCCACGTTTATATCCACGGAGAGTGGCCGTTTAATGGCGAAGTATTGTGTATGTTTAGAAACGATGAAACTTTTTACAGAGATGACCGGAAACGAACGGCTTGAACAAATTTTGGGGCTAATTTCGAAATGTTACGAGTTCCAAGAGATTCGCTTGAGATATACGGATAAATCGGctctaaatgttttaaataaatgccGCAATAAACAGACGATTCGGTATCCTTTGagtggaaaaataaaaactttggatatgaaaattaattgtatcgTCCAAGCGGTTTTAGGCTGcttagaaattaaagaatcaGGTCTTTTATTGGATGCCCAAAGAATTATGAGAATCGGAGAGAGATTATTAACtt gtGTTgctgaatatttaaaaagtaaaagaaattgttatcaAGGCTTATTAAgtacaataattttatgcaAATGTTTTCGAACTCGAATTTGGGAAAATTCTTCGTATGTAAGTCGGCAATTAGATGGAATTGGTTCTACTTTATCTAACGCTTTAGTAACCGCGGGAAAAACGACTTTTGATAACATCTTAGCAGCTAATCCAAGGGATTTAGAAAgg atactTAATAAAAAACCCCCTCTTGGAAACACACTTCAAGACCAAGTCAAATTAATTCCAAAATACTCcctaaaaacttcaaaattagaGGATGGGGTTTCCGGAAATATCAGAATCGAAATCACCTTGGAGAATGCGTCGAACTTTGACGACCAAAAGATGACCGTGAAACCTACAGCTTTTATGCATTTAATTGTTGGGGACGAggagaatttattattatacaaaaaatacag CCACTTAATAATGACCCAAATTGTTACAATTTGCGAAAACGTGATCGTTTTTTTCGCTGGAAATGAAACCAACGTCTCAATTAATTGGATCAGTGAGGATTGGG CTGGGTTTGATATCGTATCGCAATTAGCACTTTTCGAggataaaactaaaaaagtcGTTCCAAACGTG aaaaaatcgaagaaAAAGGCGATGCTTCTTCAACAATCGATggataaatatttttcgaaCGTTAAACCGATTAAAAGAAAG AGAagtggagaaaataatttaaaacctcgtaaaattataaatacaattaaagAAAACCAAGTCATTAAAACCAACAACCAAAACAATAACAACCAAGTCGATGATCCCGATATAATTTTATCCACCCAAAATCAAGTTAATTCTGATGATACAAAGAAATTGGGGCAAAAAATAATCTCGGATTCGATAGCTTCTTACATAAGAAGTGTTAACAAAAAGGTTTTATTGGAAAATGGAATAAAGGatgaattaatgaaaaatgttcAATCTAAAATTACTCCCGAAATGAACGATAAAACTGAAACGGTCTTAAAATCGAtagaaaattatcaagaacATAAAAAGACGCTAAATGTACAAAAACAAAGTGGAAAGTCTGAAAATCCCGttaatagattaaaaaaggaaatgaTTGCAAATAGAAAGGagtttttaaactcaactaaAACGTTAACGTTTGAAGCAGCTGCATTAAAAGTGAACCCAATTAATTTGGAGCAATTCTCgatggaaaataaaaagaaattatccCCTGAAAGTAAAGAAATTGAATCCCAAAAAAGTATTACGTGGAAATCACCACTAATCGAATCAAAGATTCAAAAATATTCCCCGAATTTAGATAAACCCAAACCCAATTTAGATTTGATAAggagaaaatttaattttcctcCAAAAGATAAAGGGAAATTGACTTATTCGTTGGCTGATAAAAATTGGGacgataataataagaaaatagaAGAATTCGTTTCGAAACCTTTCTTGGATTTATTATTTGGCGAAAAAAATTGCGATTTAGATTTAAATGGGTCAATTTCTTCAAATACATCGATTACAAGATCGATTAAAACGACTGTGGCTGAATCGATTTCTTCTTACAATCAAATGGGTGTTAGTTATATCGCTGATAGAATTAAATCTGCTATTCCTAagattaataatgaaattaatgttaataaagaaactgtAAATGaggaaaatgttaataaagaaaatgttgagGAGGAAATTATGaatcaaagaaatattaaggaggaaaaaaaatcttccGAAAcagatttgtttgaaaaattagaaatggaagatttttttatagaatcaGAACCAGATTTAGTCAACTTAGAAGCAAATCCCTTCGAAATTAATGAAGaatatataaacaaatttaataatttacctCAAAAAGACGACGGTTTAACACTTAATAATTACGGTCTCCATCAAAATCacgattttgaatttaatctcGAAAATAACCACCAAGGAACCTTTTATAAAAACACTCATAATCACCACCCGAACGTTCTAACACCTTCACAACATTTAAACCTTTACGAACAAAGATCTTATAACCTACCAAATTGTGAAAGACAACATTTTCACCCACCACAAAACCAAAATGAACTTTACAATCATTATCGTCATCAAAATTTTCCAATTAATCAACACCACCACCATCCCCCATCATCCTATTATCAAAACGGTTACAATAATCATTGTAGGTCATATCCCACatcttatttagaattacaaaggcattattttgaaaatcaactaAATCGTTATCAATCGAGATACACTCATTATAAGTCACCATATTTCCAAGATATCGCTTCGCTTTCTTATCCGTGTACGAACGAAGGGTGCCGAATTAGAAATGAAATGGTGCGAAAACCGAGAATAAGCCAATTCGAGAATTTCGAAGGTTTTAATCAACAAGGTGAGTTAGATTATTTGATGCCGGAACATGAACCAGTTCAACGAAGTACGGATTATTTTGACGAGAGGAGGAGAATTCACGAGCAAACTCGTTTAATGAAGCCATATTTTGATTcacaacaattaaataatcaatttgAACGGATGAAACGAAAATACGATCGATTTGAtgatttctaa
- the LOC111426185 gene encoding GTP-binding protein 128up, which produces MSTILEKIAAIEAEMARTQKNKATAGHLGLLKARLAKLRRELITPKGGGGGTGEGFDVAKTGDARVGFVGFPSVGKSTLLSNLAGVYSEVAAYEFTTLTTVPGCIKYKGAKIQLLDLPGIIEGAKDGKGRGRQVIAVARTCSLIFMCLDVLKPIGHKKLIEHELEGFGLRLNKQPPNIHFRKKDKGGVNLNSMVPQSELDSDTVKSILSEYKIHNADITLRYDATSDDLIDVIEGNRIYVPCIYILNKIDQISVEELDIIYKIPHCVPISAHHRWNFDDLLEKMWDYLKLVRIYTKPKGQLPDYNSPIVLHSEKTTVEDFCNKLHRTIAKEFKYALVWGSSVKHQPQKVGIEHVLADEDVVQIVKKV; this is translated from the exons ATGAGCACGATCTTGGAAAAAATAGCAGCGATCGAGGCTGag atggCCCGaactcaaaaaaataaagcgaCCGCCGGACATTTGGGGTTATTAAAAGCACGCTTAGCGAAATTGCGTCGCGAATTGATCACCCCAAAGGGCGGTGGAGGTGGTACAGGGGAAGGATTTGATGTTGCAAAAACTGGGGATGCTCGAGTTGGTTTTGTGGGGTTCCCTTCTGTGGGGAAGTCCACGCTGCTTAGTAATTTAGCGGGGGTTTACTCTGAGGTTGCAGCGTATGAATTTACAACTTTAACAACTGTACCGGGTTGTATTAAGTATAAAGGGGCTAAAATACAGTTGTTAGATTTGCCTGGAATTATCGAGGGTGCTAAGGACGGTAAAGGTAGAGGTCGACAGGTTATAGCTGTTGCAAGAACTTGCAGTCTTATTTTTATGTGTTTGGATGTGCTTAAACCGATTGgtcacaaaaaattgattgagcATGAATTGGAAGGGTTTGGATTACGGTTAAATAAGCAACCACCTAACATTCATTTTAGAAAGAAAGATAAAGGTGGCGTTAACTTAAATTCTATGGTACCTCAATCAGAACTTGACTCGGATACggtaaaatcaattttatccgAATATAAAATACACAACGCTGATATAACTCTGCGATATGATGCAACGAGTGATGATTTAATCGATGTTATTGAAGGAAATAGGATTTACGTTCCTTGCATTTACATCTTAAACAAAATCGATCAGATCAGTGTCGAAGaattagatattatttataaaatacctCATTGTGTACCGATTTCTGCTCATCACCGATGGAATTTCGACGATTTATTAGAGAAAATGtgggattatttaaaattggttCGAAT TTACACGAAACCAAAGGGACAACTCCCCGATTATAACTCACCGATTGTTTTACACTCCGAAAAGACTACCGTTGAagatttttgcaataaattaCATCGAACAATCGCCAAAGAATTTAAATA cGCGTTGGTTTGGGGATCCTCCGTGAAACATCAACCTCAAAAAGTCGGGATTGAACACGTTTTAGCAGACGAAGATGTTGTGCAAATCgtgaaaaaagtttaa
- the LOC111426187 gene encoding trypsin delta-like, translated as MSAFKILVGVSFFGVLLVVNGKNHHLKHTGNHDKRIVGGEFTSIKKYPYQVAIEREIIKDFFYKFTCGGSIISEQHILTAAHCIFKNSRVRIGTSSIISVFAQTVFVDVYYKHPNYTTVDNVAYNDIAILKLKSKITFNDKNINKINLPVANSEPNYSINATLTGWGMFFPYLRIPSLWLMKADVPIISNEDCVKSWENLSLPTTIRETNLCTLVKGDPKTACSGDSGGPLVQNNTLIGIVSFGINNCATRGAPSVYTKVSRFVDWISEQLKK; from the exons ATGAgtgcttttaaaattttagttggGGTTAGCTTTTTTGGTGTTTTGTTGGTTGTTAATG GAAAGAATCATCATTTAAAGCATACCGGAAATCATGATAAAAGAATTGTTGGTGGTGAATTCACGTCTATAAAGAAATACCCGTATCAAGTAGCAATTGAAcgagaaataattaaagattttttctataaattcaCTTGTGGTGGGTCCATAATCAGCGAACAACACATTTTAACCGCCGCGCATTGCATATTCAAGAATTCAAGAGTAAGAATAGGCACATCATCGATTATTAGTGTATTTGCACAAACTGTATTTGTTGATGTATATTACAAACACCCAAACTACACCACTGTTGA tAATGTAGCTTACAATGATATagcaattttaaaactaaaatcgaaaataacatttaatgataaaaatataaacaagaTTAATCTTCCCGTTGCAAATTCAGAACCAAATTATTCAATTAATGCCACATTAACCGGCTGGGGGATGTTCTTTCCGTACCTTCGGATACCAAGTCTGTGGTTAATGAAAGCCGATGTGCCCATAATCAGCAACGAAG attgCGTCAAATCTTGGGAAAATTTATCTCTTCCGACAACAATAAGAGAAACTAATTTATGCACATTAGTTAAAGGAGATCCAAAAACTGCGTGTAGTGGTGATTCTGGGGGTCCTTTAGTGCAAAATAACACTTTAATAGGAATTGTTTCATTCGGTATTAATAATTGTGCAACTAGAGGTGCGCCCTCTGTTTACACGAAAGTAAGCAGATTTGTTGATTGGATATCTGAACAACttaaaaagtga
- the LOC111426188 gene encoding trypsin 3A1-like — MIIFGVILSLLIIVDVETTSNKRIIGGKTTSINQYNHHVAINADGTYICGGSIISERHILTAAHCYRLYTTYTVRYGSSFHDDFGTLVYVTHFYLHPYYYMVTASNGNEYPKNDIAIFKLKDVIKFGNHANKIDLPEPNYEPTVGFSATLTGWGNEYFAPTNQLKRAYLPIMRNVDCAKIWIPVNVYDTNICASVNAEDSACTGDSGGGLVLNGKVIGIASWTIENCATGTSSKPNVFARVSKYFWWIQEQLKK, encoded by the exons ATGATAATTTTCGGGGTTATATTGAGTCTATTAATTATCGTAGATG TCGAAACTACaagtaataaaagaattatcgGTGGAAAAACTACATCCATCAATCAATACAACCATCATGTAGCTATTAACGCAGATGGGACATACATCTGTGGCGGCTCCATAATAAGCGAAAGACACATTTTAACAGCGGCCCATTGTTATCGCTTATACACAACATATACAGTAAGATACGGCAGTTCTTTTCACGATGATTTTGGAACCCTCGTCTATGTTACTCATTTCTATTTACATCCGTATTATTATATGGTAACTGCAAGCAATGGAAATGAATA CCCTAAAAATGATATTGCTATCTTCAAACTTAAAGATGTCATCAAATTTGGTAATCACGCCAATAAAATTGATCTGCCAGAACCGAATTATGAACCAACCGTCGGTTTTAGCGCCACATTAACTGGTTGGGGTAACGAATATTTTGCACCAACTAATCAATTGAAAAGGGCCTATTTGCCAATAATGAGGAACGTTG ATTGTGCGAAGATATGGATTCCAGTAAACGTTTATGACACTAATATTTGTGCGTCAGTTAATGCGGAAGATTCGGCGTGTACTGGAGACTCCGGTGGCGGTCTTGTATTAAATGGAAAAGTTATTGGAATTGCTTCATGGACCATAGAAAATTGTGCAACCGGAACCAGCTCTAAACCGAACGTTTTTGCAAGGGTTagcaaatatttttggtgGATTCAAgaacaacttaaaaaataa